A region of the Deinococcus hopiensis KR-140 genome:
CGATGGTTCGGCAAGCCCTTGCTCTTACGACGGCTTTGATCTTGGAGAACATCATTTCAATGGGACCCAAGTCGGGACTATAGGGGGGAAGGAACAAGAGCTGACACCCCCGTGCCTCAATGAGCACGCGAACGGAGGCTCGATGATGAGAAGACAGATTGCCCATGACAACGACCTGTCCTGGCTGTAAGGCAGGACAGAGCAGGTGGCGGACGTACCATTCGAACGCTGAACCATGGACCGCCCCAGTCAGGACGAACGGGACCATGGGTCCCGTAAGTTGTCGGGCGCAAATCAACGTCTGATTGCGTCCGTGATCCCTGGGAACATGGCCCTGAGCGCGCTCAGAACGGTGAGCACGGGCGTACCCACGTGTCATTGCTGTATGAAAACCACGCTTGTCCAGGAAGACCAATTGTTCCGGATGCGTGAGATAGGGAGCCAGATCATTTAGAAACTGCTGTCTGTGCTCTTCACTTCGTTCGCTCGCGACCAGCGTTTTTTTTATGGGTGATGTGGTGCTTGCGAAACACCCGGTCCACTGTTTTAAAACTGACCTTTAATCCTGTCGCTTCTTCGAGCATGCGAGCATGCTCGACCAAGGTCGCGTCCCGATGCGTTTCGAGTTGCTTCAACAGTTGCTGTTCGTGGAGGAGGGTGACACGTGGAGGACGTCCAGAAGACCGACCCACTTCGTGGAGTGTTCCCAAGCGCTGCTTTTCCAGATATGTATCAACGGTTTCGACGCGCATTCGGTACAACCGGGCGACTTCTTGCCGGCTCTGTCCGCCTTCTACCGCCGCCACCACTCGTTCTCGCAAATCCAGACTGTATCCTCGACCCCCGACTGGCTTCATTCCTTTATGATGACAAATGCTCTAAGGGCACGAGCTCTTGCCAAAACCTTGTGCAGGTGCAGGCCTTCATCCACCAGGCCT
Encoded here:
- a CDS encoding IS630 family transposase (programmed frameshift), translating into MKPVGGRGYSLDLRERVVAAVEGGQSRQEVARLYRMRVETVDTYLEKQRLGTLHEVGRSSGRPPRVTLLHEQQLLKQLETHRDATLVEHARMLEEATGLKVSFKTVDRVFRKHHITHKKTLVASERSEEHRQQFLNDLAPYLTHPEQLVFLDKRGFHTAMTRGYARAHRSERAQGHVPRDHGRNQTLICARQLTGPMVPFVLTGAVHGSAFEWYVRHLLCPALQPGQVVVMGNLSSHHRASVRVLIEARGCQLLFLPPYSPDLGPIEMMFSKIKAVVRARACRTIDSLISTLGTALQAVRAQDITAWFRHAYPSAPL